The following are encoded together in the Lathyrus oleraceus cultivar Zhongwan6 chromosome 3, CAAS_Psat_ZW6_1.0, whole genome shotgun sequence genome:
- the LOC127127318 gene encoding non-specific lipid-transfer protein 1, with amino-acid sequence MANTMFVKVILLALTCFVLSSPLANAALSCGQIQLSITPCIGYLRSPTPTVPAPCCNGVRNLNNLAKTTPDRQGACRCLKFTATRFPGLNLPALAALPTNCGVNLPYKISPSIDCNIVKH; translated from the exons ATGGCTAACACAATGTTTGTGAAAGTTATTTTGTTGGCTTTGACATGCTTCGTTTTGAGCAGTCCCTTAGCCAATGCAGCCCTTTCATGTGGTCAGATACAACTCAGTATAACACCATGCATTGGGTACCTTAGGAGCCCAACTCCAACTGTCCCTGCTCCATGTTGCAATGGAGTTAGAAATTTAAATAACCTAGCTAAAACTACCCCTGATCGTCAAGGTGCTTGTAGGTGTCTCAAATTCACTGCCACCCGCTTTCCTGGACTCAATCTTCCCGCTCTTGCTGCTCTTCCCACCAATTGTGGTGTCAACTTGCCCTATAAAATTAGTCCATCCATTGACTGCAACAT AGTGAAGCACTGA